A genomic stretch from Eptesicus fuscus isolate TK198812 chromosome 15, DD_ASM_mEF_20220401, whole genome shotgun sequence includes:
- the FXN gene encoding frataxin, mitochondrial produces the protein MWTLGPRRAAGLLSRSALRGSAQTPAGTLRLARSIALGGRRYLRAGTAAACAPRQAGLSLYCLNQILNVKKQNVCLMNLRTTGSLGNPGSLDETTYERLAEETLDSLAEFFEDLADKPYTCEDYDVSFGSGVLTIKLGGDLGTYVINKQTPNKQIWLSSPSSGPKRYDWTGKNWVYSHDGVSLHELLAAEMTEAFKTKLDLSSLAYSGKDT, from the exons ATGTGGACGCTCGGACCCCGCCGGGCTGCCGGCCTCCTGTCCCGCTCGGCGCTCCGGGGCTCGGCCCAGACCCCAGCTGGGACCCTGCGGCTGGCGAGGAGCATCGCACTCGGCGGCCGCCGATACCTGCGCGCCGGGACCGCTGCGGCCTGCGCGCCCCGCCAGGCG GGTTTGAGCCTCTACTGCCTCAACCAGATTCTCAATGTCAAAAAGCAGAATGTCTGTTTGATGAACTTGAGGACAACAGGAAGTTTGGGCAACCCAGG CTCCTTGGACGAGACCACCTATGAACGACTGGCCGAGGAGACCCTGGACTCCTTGGCAGAGTTTTTTGAAGACCTTGCAGACAAACCTTACACATGTGAAGACTATGACGTCTCCTTTGGG AGTGGTGTTTTAACCATTAAACTGGGTGGAGACCTAGGGACCTACGTGATCAACAAGCAGACCCCGAACAAGCAAATCTGGTTATCTTCGCCATCCAG TGGCCCCAAGCGCTACGACTGGACTGGGAAAAACTGGGTGTACTCCCACGACGGCGTGTCCCTCCACGAGCTGCTGGCCGCGGAGATGACCGAAGCCTTCAAAACCAAACTGGACTTATCTTCTCTGGCCTATTCTGGAAAGGACACTTGA